A section of the Humulus lupulus chromosome 2, drHumLupu1.1, whole genome shotgun sequence genome encodes:
- the LOC133817515 gene encoding homeobox protein knotted-1-like LET6 isoform X1: MDQFGEKSGTSTSGVSSSMLMMNKNRDNNNNNNNMPLSFATGNHRVTGAEINIPQDSRTNGNYSKHFYTENNNTTTATTSNSSSSAKMRAKIMAHPLFPRLLTAYANCQKVGAPPEVVARLEEEFNYNYNNISRSTSGACSGEDNQPDPALDQFMEAYCEMLTKYEEELTKPFKEAMLFLSRVECQLKALTVSSTTDSGLGGQNGSSEEELEMNEDGFIDPQAEDKELKVQLLRKYSGYLGSLKQEFLKKKKNGKLPKEARQQLLEWWSRHYKWPYPSEAQKLALAESTGLDLKQINNWFINQRKRHWKPSEDMQFVVMDAAHPGHYYMDNIMYNPFSMDTIL; encoded by the exons ATGGATCAGTTTGGGGAGAAGAGTGGTACTAGCACCAGTGGAGTTTCTAGTTCGATGTTGATGATGAATAAAAATAGggataacaacaacaacaacaacaacatgcCTCTATCTTTTGCCACTGGCAACCATAGGGTCACGGGCGCCGAGATCAATATTCCTCAAGACAGTCGCACTAATGGTAATTATAGTAAGCATTTCTACACTGAGAACAACaacactactactgctactactagtaATTCTTCATCTTCTGCAAAGATGAGAGCCAAGATTATGGCTCATCCTCTCTTCCCTCGTCTCTTGACCGCCTATGCCAATTGTCAGAAG GTTGGGGCACCTCCAGAAGTGGTGGCTAGGTTAGAGGAGGAGTTTAATtataattacaataatatttcaAGAAGCACAAGTGGGGCTTGCTCAGGTGAAGATAACCAACCAGACCCAGCTCTGGACCAGTTCATGGAAGCCTACTGTGAGATGCTGACCAAATATGAAGAAGAGCTAACAAAACCTTTTAAAGAAGCCATGCTCTTTCTCTCAAGAGTAGAGTGCCAGCTCAAAGCCCTAACCGTTTCTTCCACCACAGATTCTG GTTTGGGTGGACAAAATGGATCTTCAGAAGAGGAATTGGAGATGAATGAAGATGGTTTCATAGATCCTCAAGCAGAAGATAAGGAGTTGAAAGTTCAGCTGTTGCGCAAGTACAGCGGATACCTTGGCAGTCTCAAGCAGGAATTTctcaagaagaaaaagaatgggAAGCTACCAAAGGAAGCCAGGCAGCAGTTGCTGGAGTGGTGGAGTAGACACTACAAGTGGCCTTATCCTTCT GAGGCTCAAAAACTAGCCCTGGCAGAAAGTACAGGCCTGGATTTGAAACAGATAAACAACTGGTTTATAAACCAGAGAAAGCGCCACTGGAAGCCATCGGAGGACATGCAATTCGTGGTGATGGATGCTGCGCATCCCGGTCACTACTACATGGACAACATCATGTACAATCCTTTCTCTATGGATACAATCCTTTAA
- the LOC133817515 gene encoding homeobox protein knotted-1-like LET6 isoform X2: protein MLMMNKNRDNNNNNNNMPLSFATGNHRVTGAEINIPQDSRTNGNYSKHFYTENNNTTTATTSNSSSSAKMRAKIMAHPLFPRLLTAYANCQKVGAPPEVVARLEEEFNYNYNNISRSTSGACSGEDNQPDPALDQFMEAYCEMLTKYEEELTKPFKEAMLFLSRVECQLKALTVSSTTDSGLGGQNGSSEEELEMNEDGFIDPQAEDKELKVQLLRKYSGYLGSLKQEFLKKKKNGKLPKEARQQLLEWWSRHYKWPYPSEAQKLALAESTGLDLKQINNWFINQRKRHWKPSEDMQFVVMDAAHPGHYYMDNIMYNPFSMDTIL, encoded by the exons ATGTTGATGATGAATAAAAATAGggataacaacaacaacaacaacaacatgcCTCTATCTTTTGCCACTGGCAACCATAGGGTCACGGGCGCCGAGATCAATATTCCTCAAGACAGTCGCACTAATGGTAATTATAGTAAGCATTTCTACACTGAGAACAACaacactactactgctactactagtaATTCTTCATCTTCTGCAAAGATGAGAGCCAAGATTATGGCTCATCCTCTCTTCCCTCGTCTCTTGACCGCCTATGCCAATTGTCAGAAG GTTGGGGCACCTCCAGAAGTGGTGGCTAGGTTAGAGGAGGAGTTTAATtataattacaataatatttcaAGAAGCACAAGTGGGGCTTGCTCAGGTGAAGATAACCAACCAGACCCAGCTCTGGACCAGTTCATGGAAGCCTACTGTGAGATGCTGACCAAATATGAAGAAGAGCTAACAAAACCTTTTAAAGAAGCCATGCTCTTTCTCTCAAGAGTAGAGTGCCAGCTCAAAGCCCTAACCGTTTCTTCCACCACAGATTCTG GTTTGGGTGGACAAAATGGATCTTCAGAAGAGGAATTGGAGATGAATGAAGATGGTTTCATAGATCCTCAAGCAGAAGATAAGGAGTTGAAAGTTCAGCTGTTGCGCAAGTACAGCGGATACCTTGGCAGTCTCAAGCAGGAATTTctcaagaagaaaaagaatgggAAGCTACCAAAGGAAGCCAGGCAGCAGTTGCTGGAGTGGTGGAGTAGACACTACAAGTGGCCTTATCCTTCT GAGGCTCAAAAACTAGCCCTGGCAGAAAGTACAGGCCTGGATTTGAAACAGATAAACAACTGGTTTATAAACCAGAGAAAGCGCCACTGGAAGCCATCGGAGGACATGCAATTCGTGGTGATGGATGCTGCGCATCCCGGTCACTACTACATGGACAACATCATGTACAATCCTTTCTCTATGGATACAATCCTTTAA